CGATCAGCTTGGCGGAGTAACAGGTCCGCGCCGAGGTCAGGATGCTCGCGAACGGGGCCCGGAAGTGCCGGGTGATCCGCACGCGAGGCTGGGGCGACGCGTCGGGCACGGGGAGGGGGATCGGCTCGGCCATCGGGCGGATTCTAGTCGGCCCGGACGGCGCGCTCCAACGCCGGTTTCACTTCTCCGCGCCAGGCCTTCCGGAGCTTTCCGATCTCCTCGCGATACGCGGCGCCGTAACGCTCCGGCGTGACCACGTTCGCGAGGTCGGAGACGACCGAGGCGTACGGCGCAAGCCGCGAGCCGGACAGGAGATCCCGCCCCCAGGGAGACGACGCCGCGAGCGGGTGGATCACGAACGCCCCGGCGAGGATCGCCGCCGTGAGCCCCAGCGCCCCCCCGGCCAGGCGGTCGGCCCAGCTGAGCAGCGCCGCCTTGAGGACCTTCCGCACCACCCAGGCCACGGCCCCGCCGACGAGCATCGTCAGGAGGAAGATCGCCGCGTAGGCGGTCAGTCCGGCGGCGGCCTCCTTCACCCCCATCCCCCGGAGCCATGCGGCGACCGGGTCGCGGAACCACGAGGCGAGCAGGAACGCGACGACGAGGGAGGCGATCCCGATCGCGATGCGCGAGAACCCCCGGATGAGGCCGTAGGCGGCGCAGGCGACGGCCGCCGCGAGGAAGACCACGTCGAACCCGTTGAGACTCACGGCGCGGATGATACCGTCTCCGGTCGATGGAACTCGACCGGGACCACCCCTTCGACCGCAACTGGGTCGCCCTCGAACGGCTCACCGGCTGGATCGCCGCGCTCGTGGTCGGCGGCGGCGCGATGCTGGCGAGCCTGATCGCCGTGCTCGTGGCGCGGCCCTCGCTCGCGCTCGGGTCGCTGATCTTCGGCGCCGCGATGTCCCTGTTCCTGCTGCTCGCCGCCGTCGCGACCTTCTGGCCGGAGGCGGCGTGGCGGAGGTCGTCGTGGCGGCTGAACGCACGCGGCCTGGAGATCCGGCGCGGGGTCCTCTGGCGCTCGATCGTCAACGTCCCCCGCTCGCGCGTGCAGCACACCGACGTCTCGCAGGGACCGCTCGAGCGGCGCTTCGGCCTCGCGACCCTCGTCGTGCACACGGCGGGAACCGCGCACGCCTCGGTCGAGGTGCCGGGACTCCCCCACGCCGTCGCGATCGAGGTCCGCGACTTCCTCGTGTCGGCGGGGCGCGGCGATGCCGTCTGAGCTGAGGCTCCATCCCTCGTCGCTGATCTTCGGCCTGGGGAGCGTGGCCTGGCGCCTGCTCATCCCGGCGCTCTTCGTCTTCGTGCTGGCTCGGGGGGACCGCTACGAGGCGATCTTCGCTTTCGTGATCGCGCCGATGGCCGCGGCAGGAGCGGTCTTTCGCTACGTGACCTTCCGCTACCGCTTCGACGAGAAGGACCTCGTCGTCCGGCGCGGGCTGCTCTTCCGGAACGAGCGGCACATCCCCTACGCCCGGATCCAGAACGTCGATCTCGTCCAGAACGTGCTCCACCGCCTCTTCGGCGTCGCCGAGGTGCGGGTGCAG
The Candidatus Polarisedimenticolaceae bacterium genome window above contains:
- a CDS encoding CvpA family protein, whose amino-acid sequence is MSLNGFDVVFLAAAVACAAYGLIRGFSRIAIGIASLVVAFLLASWFRDPVAAWLRGMGVKEAAAGLTAYAAIFLLTMLVGGAVAWVVRKVLKAALLSWADRLAGGALGLTAAILAGAFVIHPLAASSPWGRDLLSGSRLAPYASVVSDLANVVTPERYGAAYREEIGKLRKAWRGEVKPALERAVRAD
- a CDS encoding PH domain-containing protein, which encodes MELDRDHPFDRNWVALERLTGWIAALVVGGGAMLASLIAVLVARPSLALGSLIFGAAMSLFLLLAAVATFWPEAAWRRSSWRLNARGLEIRRGVLWRSIVNVPRSRVQHTDVSQGPLERRFGLATLVVHTAGTAHASVEVPGLPHAVAIEVRDFLVSAGRGDAV